Proteins co-encoded in one Candidatus Marinimicrobia bacterium CG08_land_8_20_14_0_20_45_22 genomic window:
- a CDS encoding cobalamin-binding protein, which yields MTILEKISDELVNGNSEELLSHVEEALDEGLSANEILDNGLIKGMSIVGALFRDGEIFIPEVLISARAMTKGIERLEPLMLKSGIPPKGKLMIGTVQDDLHDIGKNLVAIMFKGAGFEIIDLGVNVSAEKFVQEARKHQPDVIGLSALLTTTMMNMEKIVQLLKENGIPSIIIVGGAPVSEEYANLIHADLFAKNAVEGVEKVLNAMAS from the coding sequence ATGACAATTTTAGAAAAAATATCCGATGAATTGGTAAACGGAAATTCTGAAGAACTTTTATCTCATGTCGAAGAAGCGCTGGATGAAGGGTTGTCGGCTAACGAAATTTTGGACAACGGTTTAATCAAGGGAATGTCCATCGTTGGCGCTCTGTTTAGGGATGGCGAAATCTTTATTCCAGAAGTTCTCATCTCGGCACGTGCTATGACCAAAGGAATCGAACGGCTCGAGCCGCTGATGTTAAAAAGCGGCATTCCTCCAAAAGGGAAGTTGATGATCGGAACGGTTCAGGACGACCTGCACGATATTGGGAAAAATTTGGTGGCGATCATGTTCAAAGGTGCGGGATTCGAAATTATTGATTTGGGCGTCAACGTATCTGCGGAAAAATTTGTTCAGGAAGCGCGGAAACATCAACCGGACGTTATTGGTCTATCGGCATTGCTTACGACAACGATGATGAATATGGAAAAGATCGTTCAATTACTGAAAGAGAACGGCATTCCGTCAATCATTATTGTCGGAGGAGCGCCTGTTTCTGAAGAATATGCGAATCTTATTCATGCAGACCTATTTGCAAAAAATGCCGTTGAAGGAGTGGAAAAAGTTCTAAATGCAATGGCATCCTAA
- a CDS encoding nucleoside 2-deoxyribosyltransferase, producing MNPNIEQFKKTLKRGKADYVPICELGVHPIMKERLLGRPIHSLKDDVDFWNKAGYDYIKLQPIADFNPGKLSLQDAENIKLKDDGTVTRNWATEGKGFISDWEGFEKYHFPKNEDFNYSRFEKVRALLPEGMGVIGQYGDIFTMVWEMMGFEQFSFALYDNPDLVSTLFDKIGNLVLSMFTYFAESDAVDVLWYSDDIAYSSGLMMSPAILRQYFFPWLKKIGDLAKNYGKPLIYHTDGLLYSVMEDIISAGVDALHPIEPKAMNIAEVKQRFGDRLCLIGHVDVDLLSRGTREEVRQKVKENIEVAAYNGGYCVGSGNSIPEYVIYDNYIAMLDAAKEFGRQ from the coding sequence ATGAATCCGAACATTGAACAGTTTAAAAAAACTCTCAAACGGGGAAAAGCCGATTATGTACCCATTTGCGAACTCGGCGTTCATCCGATCATGAAAGAACGTCTGCTCGGCAGACCGATCCACTCGCTGAAAGACGATGTCGATTTTTGGAATAAGGCTGGCTACGATTATATCAAACTTCAACCAATCGCCGATTTCAATCCCGGAAAACTATCCCTGCAGGACGCCGAGAACATCAAACTTAAAGATGACGGAACCGTTACGAGAAATTGGGCAACTGAAGGAAAAGGGTTTATTTCCGATTGGGAAGGTTTTGAAAAATACCATTTCCCTAAAAATGAAGATTTCAATTATTCACGATTTGAGAAGGTTCGCGCATTGCTTCCAGAAGGTATGGGCGTCATTGGTCAGTACGGAGATATTTTCACGATGGTCTGGGAAATGATGGGATTTGAGCAGTTTTCGTTTGCCCTGTACGACAACCCGGATTTAGTTTCCACTTTATTTGATAAAATTGGAAATCTCGTTTTGAGTATGTTCACCTATTTTGCGGAAAGCGATGCCGTGGATGTCTTATGGTACAGCGACGATATTGCCTATAGTTCCGGTCTGATGATGTCCCCGGCAATTCTTCGACAATATTTTTTCCCTTGGCTGAAAAAGATTGGTGATCTGGCCAAGAATTACGGGAAGCCGCTGATTTATCACACCGATGGCCTGCTCTATTCCGTGATGGAAGATATAATCAGCGCCGGCGTTGATGCTCTTCATCCAATCGAACCGAAAGCGATGAACATCGCTGAAGTCAAACAACGCTTTGGTGATCGACTATGCTTGATCGGCCACGTCGATGTTGATCTTCTCAGTCGCGGAACGCGCGAAGAAGTCCGCCAAAAAGTCAAAGAAAACATCGAAGTCGCGGCTTACAATGGCGGGTACTGCGTCGGCTCCGGCAACAGCATTCCGGAATATGTCATTTACGATAATTATATAGCCATGTTGGATGCGGCGAAAGAATTCGGTCGACAATGA